In Acidobacteriota bacterium, the following are encoded in one genomic region:
- a CDS encoding DUF3465 domain-containing protein codes for MKTLRRRSATAPLLAPRWLAGLFLFAVSAWALIPQVGCLAPDHGTGEEAVLQAFHRQAEEVPVEVEGEIIRLLSDDLQGSRHQRFILQLDGGHTLLISHNIDLAPKVPAELGDRVVVHGDYVWNERGGVVHWTHHDPRGRRAGGWIRHRGQLYR; via the coding sequence TTGAAGACCTTGCGCCGGCGGAGCGCTACCGCGCCGCTGCTGGCGCCTCGCTGGCTGGCAGGCCTCTTCCTCTTCGCCGTCAGCGCCTGGGCGCTCATCCCCCAAGTCGGCTGCCTCGCTCCCGACCACGGTACCGGCGAGGAGGCGGTGCTCCAAGCCTTCCATCGGCAGGCCGAGGAGGTGCCCGTCGAGGTGGAGGGAGAGATCATCCGGCTGCTCTCCGACGATCTGCAAGGCTCCCGCCACCAACGCTTCATCCTGCAGCTGGACGGCGGTCACACCCTGCTGATCAGCCACAACATCGACCTCGCCCCGAAGGTACCCGCCGAGCTCGGCGACCGGGTGGTAGTGCACGGTGACTACGTCTGGAACGAGCGCGGCGGCGTGGTCCATTGGACCCACCACGACCCCCGGGGCCGCCGCGCTGGCGGCTGGATCCGCCACCGCGGTCAGCTCTACCGCTGA
- a CDS encoding pyridoxal phosphate-dependent aminotransferase, whose translation MQHPTAPSTPSAPPSAKPSTSPRTAAVEGIGAFRRVPRTGVIYVTSEAQRRGFPGAPGEWCNLGQGQPETGPLPGSPPRAEAVTIDPEDQEYAPVAGLWELREAVAELYNQTYRRGMGSRYSAENVCISGGGRASLTRAAASLGHINLGHFLPDYTAYEELLDIFRLFSPIPILLDDSKGYAFSAEELRREVMGRGLMAVLLSNPCNPTGKAVAGDEMASWVEVARSLDCSLLLDEFYSRYIWTGESPTLSAASHVEDVDRDPVVIFDGLTKNWRYPGWRVTWSVGPKSVIEAMASAGSFLDGGGSKPLQRAAVELLEPSRVQQETEAIQTAFWPKRELMLQRVREMGLGVDRTPDGTFYTWVNLRRLPPSLADGMSFFRAALDHRVICVPGVFFDVNPGQRRARHRSRFHQHVRLSFGPEMEVVSEGLDRLAKMIREAGG comes from the coding sequence ATGCAACATCCCACCGCACCCTCCACACCCTCCGCACCGCCCTCGGCAAAACCCTCGACCAGCCCTCGAACCGCTGCCGTCGAGGGCATCGGCGCCTTTCGGCGGGTACCCCGCACCGGGGTCATCTACGTCACCTCCGAGGCCCAGCGGCGGGGCTTTCCCGGGGCGCCGGGGGAATGGTGCAATCTCGGCCAGGGACAGCCGGAAACCGGCCCGCTGCCCGGCTCGCCGCCCCGCGCCGAGGCGGTGACCATCGATCCCGAAGATCAGGAGTACGCTCCGGTGGCGGGGCTGTGGGAGCTGCGGGAGGCGGTGGCGGAGCTCTATAACCAGACCTACCGCCGTGGCATGGGGAGCCGCTACAGCGCCGAGAATGTGTGCATCTCCGGCGGCGGCCGCGCCAGCCTCACCCGCGCCGCGGCCTCCTTGGGTCATATCAACCTGGGGCACTTCCTCCCCGACTACACCGCCTACGAGGAGCTGCTGGATATTTTCCGCCTCTTCTCCCCCATCCCCATCCTCCTCGACGACAGCAAGGGCTACGCCTTCTCCGCCGAGGAGCTGCGCCGGGAGGTGATGGGCCGGGGTCTGATGGCGGTGCTGCTGTCCAATCCCTGCAACCCCACCGGTAAGGCGGTGGCGGGGGATGAGATGGCCTCGTGGGTGGAGGTGGCCCGCTCCCTGGACTGCTCGCTGCTCCTCGACGAGTTCTACTCCCGCTATATCTGGACCGGCGAGAGCCCGACCTTGAGCGCCGCCAGCCACGTCGAGGACGTGGACCGGGACCCGGTGGTGATCTTCGACGGCTTGACCAAGAACTGGCGCTACCCGGGCTGGCGGGTGACCTGGAGCGTCGGGCCCAAAAGCGTCATCGAGGCCATGGCCAGCGCCGGATCGTTCCTCGACGGCGGTGGCTCCAAGCCCCTGCAGCGGGCCGCCGTGGAGTTGCTGGAGCCCAGCCGGGTGCAGCAGGAGACCGAGGCCATTCAAACCGCCTTCTGGCCCAAGCGGGAGCTGATGCTGCAGAGGGTGCGGGAAATGGGTCTGGGGGTCGACCGCACGCCCGACGGCACCTTCTACACCTGGGTCAACCTGCGCCGGCTCCCCCCTAGCCTGGCCGACGGTATGTCCTTCTTCCGCGCCGCGCTGGACCATCGAGTGATCTGCGTCCCGGGGGTCTTCTTCGACGTCAACCCGGGACAGCGCCGTGCCCGCCACCGCTCCCGCTTCCACCAGCACGTGCGCCTCTCCTTCGGCCCCGAAATGGAAGTGGTGTCGGAAGGCCTGGACCGCCTGGCCAAGATGATTCGCGAGGCCGGCGGTTGA